From the Lolium rigidum isolate FL_2022 chromosome 2, APGP_CSIRO_Lrig_0.1, whole genome shotgun sequence genome, one window contains:
- the LOC124689684 gene encoding uncharacterized protein LOC124689684, with protein sequence MAPPAPHIVDEILEEIFLHLPTPAALARASTACPRFRRIITQGSFLRRYRKLHPPPLLGFVADKGGFHPAQEPHPSAPLGRALADAADFSYSFVPKPNNGWLTPWYARDIRDGRVLLECSSLWETDAVFTNLAVCDPLSRRYVLLPPIPEEMTVQQERLVEFEPMLAPIGEDEDETSFKVICTAHYKSKLVMFVFSSVTGQWYIAASPTWSSLGTGEPSWPCLSRFNYLRGCFYWTDLWSEKLLVLDTRIMEFYTVSLLSGDNLQLLNQPNKRVCMSTIVDGTRGALEMFTLVGVYGSNFFRLHHTTQQNNSEPSSEWQQKNVIALPCRCLYFTVSAAEGFLFLRGVREAQWDHNLHGVLPEDNCDYLFSLEVKTFELKKVCRATNYQSPTRFHSYFGLPPSLSKPSL encoded by the coding sequence atggccccACCGGCGCCGCACATCGTCGACGAGATCCTGGAAGAGATCTTCCTCCACCTGCCCACCCCAGCGGCGCTCGCCCGCGCCTCCACCGCCTGCCCCCGTTTCCGCCGCATCATCACCCAAGGCTCCTTCCTCCGCCGCTACCGCAAACTCCATCCGCCGCCACTTCTGGGATTCGTCGCCGACAAAGGTGGCTTCCACCCCGCCCAGGAACCCCATCCCTCCGCACCGCTTGGCCGTGCCCTCGCCGACGCCGCAGATTTCTCCTACTCCTTCGTCCCCAAGCCCAACAATGGTTGGCTCACCCCGTGGTATGCCCGCGACATCCGCGACGGCCGCGTCCTCCTCGAGTGCAGCTCCTTGTGGGAGACCGATGCAGTCTTCACAAACCTTGCGGTGTGCGATCCGTTGTCACGGAGATACGTGCTGCTCCCACCAATACCTGAGGAAATGACAGTCCAGCAAGAACGCCTTGTTGAATTCGAGCCTATGCTCGCTCCAATTGGCGAGGATGAGGATGAGACCTCGTTCAAGGTGATCTGCACCGCGCACTACAAAAGCAAGCTGGTGATGTTTGTCTTCTCTTCTGTCACGGGACAATGGTATATTGCAGCATCTCCCACCTGGAGTTCCTTGGGCACAGGTGAGCCATCTTGGCCATGCTTGTCCCGTTTCAACTACTTGCGTGGCTGCTTCTACTGGACAGATCTTTGGAGCGAGAAGTTGCTTGTGCTGGACACACGCATAATGGAGTTTTACACTGTCAGCCTTCTCAGCGGCGACAATCTGCAGCTTCTAAATCAGCCTAACAAGAGAGTATGCATGTCTACCATTGTTGATGGTACACGAGGAGCCCTTGAGATGTTTACTCTCGTCGGTGTTTACGGTTCTAACTTCTTTCGTCTCCATCATACCACTCAACAAAACAACAGTGAACCTTCCAGCGAGTGGCAGCAGAAAAATGTTATAGCATTGCCTTGCCGATGTTTGTATTTCACAGTTAGTGCAGCTGAGGGATTCTTATTCCTTCGAGGGGTTCGAGAAGCTCAGTGGGATCATAATTTACATGGGGTGTTGCCCGAGGATAACTGTGATTATCTTTTTTCTCTGGAGGTTAAGACTTTTGAACTTAAGAAGGTCTGTAGAGCAACAAACTACCAGTCCCCCACTCGTTTTCACTCGTACTTTGGACTCCCACCATCATTGTCGAAACCAAGTCTATGA
- the LOC124691715 gene encoding uncharacterized protein LOC124691715, whose protein sequence is MVKKTAKKSYGGVAACTSSSELAENMPRQNFRLGDITWVKHDGFSWWPAQVIDEAYVSSKPKKKASFDALVRLYGTCQYLYVDPWKSNMEFEMILKEENKTAMEAFHEVLQKELSHFKPPSDHDEEAVTTKAKTSAKKVRKREGLKHQYSAEQDQEVWGNAKAGVAVQEGRKQKGARQASRLDKGHAIDKALSEDSAEDLRDKAHKQASIARDRKGRTSVVREEGSRRSGRTNVMEYLEASEDSTSELHDTSASENATEAGDITSANRSWRKNGSSTVDGTHSEIKAMVRDILLGDIIASQHAAEMAYVDEVIFGICAATEKIAVHGATTADTEGGGSIKRAAGGLEADSSNATKKPRKGEVIDLENGDCQNTKRNNSSKRNDSNSPHSTGAAKEGSEQRNTRAKSRLCRA, encoded by the exons ATGGTGAAGAAAACTGCAAAGAAAAGCTATGGTGGTGTGGCTGCATGCACCTCAAGTTCTGAACTTGCAGAAAATATGCCAAGGCAGAATTTCCGTTTAGGAGATATAACATGGGTTAAGCATGATGGCTTCTCATGGTGGCCAGCACAG GTCATTGATGAAGCATATgtcagtagcaagcccaagaagaAGGCCAGCTTTGATGCCCTGGTTCGACTGTATGGCACATGCCAATA CTTGTATGTTGACCCTTGGAAGTCTAACATGGAATTCGAAATG ATCCTGAAGGAAGAAAATAAGACGGCCATGGAAGCATTCCATGAGGTGCTTCAGAAG GAACTATCTCATTTTAAGCCGCCCAGTGATCATGACGAGGAAGCTGTCACCACAAAAG CCAAGACGTCTGCTAAGAAAGTCAGAAAGCGGGAAGGCTTAAAGCATCAATATAGTGCAGAGCAGGACCAAGAAGTTTGGGGCAATGCAAAAGCTGGAGTTGCTGTTCAGGAAGGAAGAAAGCAGAAAGGTGCGAGACAAGCAAGTCGTCTTGATAAAGGCCATGCCATAGACAAAGCTCTGAGTGAAGATTCTGCTGAAGATTTAAGAGATAAGGCACACAAGCAAGCTTCTATTGCGCGAGATAGAAAGGGCCGAACATCGGTGGTCAGAGAGGAAGGATCCAGGCGATCAGGCCGTACCAATGTGATGGAATATCTGGAAGCATCTGAGGACAGCACATCAGAACTCCATGATACAAGTGCCAGTGAAAATGCAACCGAAGCAGGAGACATAACATCAGCGAACCGAAGTTGGCGCAAAAATGGTTCATCAACGGTGGATGGAACTCACAGTGAGATTAAAGCTATGGTTAGGGATATACTGCTGGGGGACATTATAGCCAGTCAGCATGCTGCTGAAATGGCATATGTGGATGAAGTGATCTTTGGAATCTGCGCTGCTACCGAGAAAATCGCGGTTCATGGTGCTACCACCGCTGATACCGAGGGTGGAGGGAGCATCAAGCGAGCTGCTGGCGGACTGGAGGCTGATTCAAGcaatgctacaaagaaacctagGAAGGGGGAAGTGATAGATCTGGAGAATGGGGACTGTCAAAACACGAAGCGTAACAATTCCTCAAAGAGAAATGATTCCAACTCTCCTCAT AGCACGGGTGCAGCAAAGGAAGGGTCGGAGCAACGTAACACACGCGCCAAATCAAGATTATGCAGAGCCTAG